Proteins from one bacterium genomic window:
- a CDS encoding HYR domain-containing protein — translation MTDRHGIYTRMFLGIIVALVVWAAGAGSALAEPDACVLTITCPPNKTIECNQSTEPWNTGTASFTANADCGPVTLTHSDAVTPGACPAARTITRTWTATPSSGAPVSCVQTITVVDTQGPSFSAGCNRNVTYQCVAEVPPPGLGGIGPIDNCDPSVTLTSARTSNGGAGCVGNPLIITDTYTATDDCGNSSQCVRTYTVIDNTPPTISCPPALTISGPIPPCNPGDATAADNCGSVTVTCTDGPITGDPCSGYFTRTYTATDNCGNTASCGQLITFTDNEPPTIVCPADFAVECVEDVPPCNPADATVTDGCGPVTVLCDQGPLVGGPCGGTITRTYTATDAAGNTASCTQTVTVDDTTPPVFTSCPPTLTVQCLSEVPPCAPTDVTVTDNCGAPVTVTCTDGALSGDACDGTIVQTYTATDACGNVAVCERLIVIADETPPVISGCPATLTVACIGDIPPCSTAVISATDNCGGVVTVTCSDAPLQGEPCGGSVLRTYLASDACGNTASCTQMIIVDDNTPPTIVCPPSTTVECGSEIPPCSPADVSVSDNCGGPVTVTCSESPLTGDPCAGSVIRTYTATDECGNSASCTQTINVVDNTPPTITCLPNITVQRILDLPPCNVNDVTVTDNCSADITVTCSRRGLGGIGCTNMPIPVTYTFKATDACGNEAQCVRIVTVLRPDCPFSLVAGDGGGVIDALSGQTLTVPIRVDEAASEISSFELAVRYDGEAATVLGVERGAALAGWEHFSYRLETALDGAGIIRLTGIADLNNGASHPPVTAFLPLGAIANVRLAINADPAHANRAFALTPCLDGCRDNTVVSRDGEMTFVMAESDIETCEPTLSGAVLTGVRFEGVQLNVRRPQRMTGDLNLNGSAYEVGDVVLLTNYLIYGMAALANETTLREAQLAASDVNDDGIRMTVADLRYLLRVVAGDAQPPESGAKLSPFAAEGRAQFSVDHDLLTVATDASVDLGGALFVFRARGLSLGAILPNDAASGLAFRSHATDGEIRVLAAPTEGLGTIASGQRTLFTALVSGSGSIELVEVQLSDAQGALLSTAAHKGVVPADYALEQNYPNPFNAGTVIPFALKEASDWSLTIYNVMGQVTRNYTGRGEAGRITVAWDGADQNGAAVASGVYFYRLETAQWSATRKMILVK, via the coding sequence ATGACAGATCGACACGGGATCTACACACGGATGTTTCTCGGGATTATCGTCGCGCTCGTTGTCTGGGCTGCCGGCGCCGGTTCGGCGCTGGCCGAGCCGGACGCCTGCGTTCTGACGATCACCTGTCCCCCGAACAAGACCATCGAATGCAATCAATCCACCGAGCCGTGGAACACGGGAACGGCCTCGTTTACGGCCAACGCGGATTGCGGTCCGGTGACGCTCACGCACAGCGACGCGGTGACGCCGGGCGCCTGCCCGGCGGCGCGGACGATCACGCGCACCTGGACGGCGACGCCCTCCAGCGGGGCGCCGGTGTCCTGTGTGCAGACGATCACGGTTGTGGACACGCAGGGACCATCGTTCTCGGCCGGCTGCAATCGGAATGTCACGTACCAGTGCGTCGCCGAAGTCCCGCCGCCCGGCCTGGGCGGGATCGGCCCGATCGACAATTGCGACCCCTCGGTGACGCTGACGAGCGCGCGCACATCCAACGGCGGCGCCGGCTGCGTCGGTAATCCGCTCATCATCACCGACACCTACACCGCGACCGACGACTGCGGCAACTCCTCGCAGTGCGTGCGCACTTACACGGTGATCGACAACACGCCGCCGACGATCTCCTGTCCGCCGGCGTTGACGATCAGCGGTCCGATTCCACCGTGCAATCCCGGTGACGCGACCGCTGCGGACAACTGCGGTTCGGTGACGGTCACGTGCACGGACGGCCCGATCACCGGCGACCCCTGCTCCGGCTATTTCACGCGGACCTATACGGCCACCGACAACTGCGGCAACACCGCCTCGTGCGGTCAGCTCATCACCTTCACCGACAACGAGCCGCCGACGATCGTCTGTCCGGCTGATTTCGCGGTGGAGTGCGTGGAAGACGTGCCGCCGTGTAATCCCGCCGATGCGACCGTGACCGACGGTTGCGGACCGGTCACCGTCCTCTGCGACCAGGGACCGCTGGTCGGCGGGCCCTGCGGCGGGACGATCACCCGGACTTATACCGCCACCGACGCGGCGGGAAATACCGCCTCCTGCACGCAGACGGTCACTGTCGACGACACCACGCCGCCGGTCTTTACCAGTTGTCCGCCCACACTGACGGTCCAGTGCCTCAGCGAAGTGCCGCCCTGCGCTCCGACGGATGTGACGGTCACGGACAATTGCGGGGCGCCGGTGACGGTGACCTGCACCGACGGGGCGCTCTCCGGCGATGCCTGCGACGGCACCATTGTGCAGACCTACACGGCCACCGACGCCTGCGGCAACGTCGCGGTGTGTGAGCGGCTGATTGTGATCGCCGACGAGACGCCGCCCGTGATCTCCGGTTGCCCGGCGACGCTGACCGTCGCCTGCATCGGTGACATTCCGCCCTGCAGCACCGCGGTCATTTCGGCCACCGACAATTGCGGCGGAGTGGTGACGGTTACCTGCAGCGACGCGCCTCTCCAAGGGGAACCGTGCGGCGGCTCTGTGCTGCGCACCTACCTGGCATCCGATGCCTGCGGGAACACCGCGTCCTGTACGCAGATGATCATTGTGGACGACAACACACCGCCCACGATCGTCTGCCCGCCCTCGACGACGGTCGAATGCGGTTCCGAAATTCCGCCGTGCTCGCCGGCGGACGTCAGCGTTTCCGACAATTGCGGCGGCCCGGTGACCGTGACCTGCTCCGAGTCGCCGCTGACTGGCGATCCTTGCGCGGGTTCAGTGATCCGGACATACACCGCCACCGACGAATGCGGCAATTCGGCGTCGTGCACGCAGACGATCAATGTCGTCGACAACACGCCGCCGACGATCACCTGCCTGCCCAACATCACGGTGCAGCGGATCCTCGATCTGCCGCCGTGCAACGTCAATGACGTGACCGTGACGGACAATTGCAGCGCCGACATCACGGTGACGTGCAGCCGTCGCGGGCTGGGCGGCATCGGTTGCACCAACATGCCGATTCCGGTGACCTATACGTTCAAGGCCACCGACGCCTGCGGCAATGAGGCGCAGTGCGTGCGCATCGTGACCGTGCTGCGTCCCGACTGCCCGTTCTCGCTGGTGGCCGGCGACGGCGGCGGCGTGATCGATGCGCTGTCCGGCCAGACGTTGACGGTTCCGATTCGTGTCGATGAGGCCGCCAGCGAGATCTCGTCATTCGAGTTGGCAGTGCGTTACGACGGCGAGGCGGCAACGGTGCTCGGTGTCGAACGCGGCGCGGCGCTGGCCGGCTGGGAGCATTTCAGCTATCGGCTGGAGACGGCGCTGGACGGCGCCGGGATCATCCGGCTCACGGGCATTGCGGACTTGAACAACGGGGCATCGCACCCGCCCGTCACGGCGTTCTTGCCGCTGGGGGCCATTGCCAATGTCCGGCTGGCCATCAACGCCGATCCGGCCCACGCCAATCGGGCCTTCGCTCTGACGCCCTGCCTGGACGGGTGCCGCGACAACACGGTCGTCAGCCGTGACGGCGAAATGACCTTCGTCATGGCCGAGTCAGACATCGAGACCTGCGAGCCGACGTTGTCCGGCGCGGTGCTCACCGGGGTGCGGTTTGAAGGTGTGCAGTTGAATGTTCGCCGCCCGCAACGCATGACCGGCGATCTGAATCTGAATGGATCGGCCTACGAGGTCGGCGACGTGGTCCTGCTGACCAATTACCTCATTTATGGAATGGCGGCCCTGGCCAACGAGACGACGCTGCGCGAGGCGCAACTGGCGGCTTCGGATGTCAACGATGACGGCATCCGGATGACGGTGGCCGATCTGCGCTACCTGCTGCGTGTGGTTGCCGGCGACGCGCAGCCGCCTGAGTCGGGCGCCAAACTGTCGCCCTTTGCGGCTGAGGGCCGCGCGCAGTTCAGCGTTGACCATGACCTGCTGACAGTGGCGACGGATGCGAGCGTCGACCTGGGAGGCGCGTTGTTTGTCTTCCGCGCCCGCGGCCTGTCGCTCGGAGCCATCCTGCCGAACGATGCGGCTTCCGGCCTCGCCTTCCGTTCGCATGCCACGGATGGCGAAATCCGCGTGCTGGCGGCGCCGACGGAAGGCCTGGGCACGATCGCCTCCGGACAGCGGACGCTGTTTACGGCGCTGGTGAGCGGTTCTGGGTCGATCGAGCTGGTCGAGGTGCAACTGTCGGATGCGCAGGGCGCGCTTTTGTCGACCGCGGCACACAAGGGGGTGGTGCCGGCCGACTACGCGCTCGAGCAGAACTACCCGAATCCATTCAACGCCGGCACGGTGATCCCGTTCGCGCTGAAGGAGGCGTCCGACTGGTCGCTGACCATCTATAATGTGATGGGCCAGGTCACGCGCAACTACACCGGTCGCGGCGAGGCCGGTCGGATCACGGTCGCCTGGGATGGCGCCGATCAGAACGGCGCGGCCGTCGCCAGCGGCGTCTATTTCTACCGTTTGGAAACCGCGCAATGGAGCGCGACGAGGAAGATGATCCTCGTTAAGTAA
- a CDS encoding T9SS type A sorting domain-containing protein: MRNVKWWWFLAVAVAVVAAAGTSAQATTYNLTFGAPYAAASFITPSTAAQYLGAGSWYEQYPSGKTEIYVDPAAQFGASFTIDQIQSVVYHTLNDATNPSGVDFYMLIYTALESSDNDASWYNKRLNAEPYLSNGYVPPTAGVWNTWTTDAPTNQLTFFDANNNGGNFGFYGQPTLADLQAGAINWSTWPGNPTAGSADPNPIDYGAKTVKYLNWSTGSGWAAFAGYIDAIEINLTTGDSYVIDLEAKTDPVYVDDDWAGTAPGVEVEPGKFFGWNAFATIQDGINNVSGSTVYVAAGTYVLASTINVNLPNLVLEGAGAGNTIVQVSKAVGYAFNVTGAGSVIRGFTVEKTDLLSVHNLALINANNVTIENNEFFGPDPGSPWSVNGLVSRAMEVAGGLSGLVIQNNTIHTLRQPAYINPGTVGTVTGNHVYGTRGWVNDGGQITFTGNDWPCPGNQGADIALLASVNPVWYPDLFALSVGNDDAYISAQYVGGKSGRAYSYVDIAAAPGGNGHSCHPYQSAATGALNTLPTGTCYVASGVYEEQVEIKENITVQGDGMGSTIIRCPVALTKFFFSAPYNNYPVVYIHDVASMAIRDLTVDGYGRGNAHYRFIGVGFRNAGGVVDHVEVTDVRDTPFSGTQHGVGVYAYNVDGVARSIEVGNCSIHDFQKNAMALNAAAGTSLTTNVHDNTIVGYGATTVTAQNGIQIYTPGSSGSVTNNTVSAIAYDNTLSSTKWVATSILNFYTDLQIVGNTISQAHMGIYNIDGNATIAENDITIEKIGVYAFGIIASDPPKAVPSPVDEITPFSAAPSGDRMAASAAAVVAVDVLRNELTFSGMDNTATYAIEADAGYGPNDLAFYAAENVVTGFEVGVEVYQCQSGCDVGVFTSAKAYSNSLAGNTFGMRSNWSSVADGSGNWWGSTDPLAVAGEVSGVVDYSPWLDGNDIDGVTMGFQGDFSALWADDDSPVAGADHHFQEAVNMVSGSTIYLMPGTYVGQTVINGFADLDVIGSGVGVTIINPPATTMAYNYTTPSNNRAVIAIVNSDDVAISDLTVDGLGKGNINNRFVGIAFFESGGSVTDCEVKDIRNTPIDGIQGGNAIYGYNFAAPARTVSVSGCHVIGFQKGGIVMNGDYLTANVVDNDVDGYGPANFIAMNGIQIGWNAAGVVDNNRVYGCSYTGPNWSSAGILIYGYPVSYEAVQVVGNEVDECQTGIYFVNIGGNIDNNTVTNTSAGTGTYYWGIIADPGDIKGRKPQPFEETVAASSLGSMAAGVNAIATSATGNVLDGDGDGVGIGAYSWSVANGGEGTLNFSASNNVITEFGVGMELYEDNDAVLTSTLTYNKIFYNELGLYNGNGTVDAQFNSICYNTTNADDNTAGNYYNANCWSDWNGVQPYAVGGAGANVDNAATSGCGFDLTPDAIAYDCEGTFSVDVTIGESVTGVSLADVILMVPPSLTLVNMSTPQPGWLLSYSTPGGGQHNFTLQNASATLDGPAVLFTVTFSGSESCINSVIDMTYGRLYEDLGRTMQIPASLAPSVALTSDCADPSGITVNSPAPGACYGPAPVLDISATDDCDLDAVYYQIDGCAGTWQPIATGLTGTAYSNAAWEIPGYAGLSGGEHCVYFLVVDDFGRSNADACTFQWCFTRDLTGPEIVCPADFTVECEADIPACNPNNATATDACGGPVTITCSDGVFTGDPCGGTLTRTYTATDQFGNTSSCDQVITVLDTQAPVITCLPDISVQRLLDLPPCDEGDVTVTDNCGGAITVTCERSSLGGVGCSDVPALVYYTYTATDVCGNSATCQRVVTVLRPDCPFAVSAGDGSGVVNAFAGQTLTLPVNVDEISTEVSSFDLALRYDKSAVTVQSVDRGEALAAWEYFSYRLETSESDGSGIVRLIGMADLNNGVNPPLSAYMPLGAIANIRLSVNADPSYIGRSINLEPCLNGCTDNTVVTRSGAKTIVMAESDVEGCTSSLSGTVVTGVRFAGLRLDVAKPQSTTGDINLNGMGYEVGDIVVLTNYLVNGFSALSEDASLRELQLAASDVNADGVLMTVADLRYLLRVVAGEAAPIPGAKLSPYAPNAQAEYRIEDGRLTVSTNAAVDLGGALFIFRTEGLSVGSPALSEAAAGMNVRVNSGNGECRVLVSTTLESMASVSAGHRELFSVPVTGDGTADLIEVQMSDADGALLAVTAYKSVLPTDYALEQNYPNPFNAGTVIPFALKDASEWTVTIYNVMGQVVRTFTGRNDAGRVTVTWDGADHNGAAVSSGVYFYRVQTDNWHATKKMTLVK, encoded by the coding sequence ATGCGCAATGTGAAGTGGTGGTGGTTTCTCGCGGTGGCAGTGGCGGTCGTCGCGGCAGCCGGCACGTCGGCACAGGCGACGACGTACAACCTGACCTTTGGCGCGCCTTACGCCGCGGCCTCGTTCATCACGCCGTCCACCGCAGCCCAATACCTGGGAGCCGGTTCGTGGTATGAGCAATATCCCAGCGGCAAGACCGAGATCTACGTCGATCCCGCGGCGCAATTCGGCGCGTCGTTCACGATCGACCAGATCCAGAGCGTGGTCTACCACACGCTCAACGACGCCACCAATCCGAGCGGCGTCGACTTCTACATGTTGATCTACACGGCGCTGGAAAGCAGCGACAACGACGCCTCGTGGTACAACAAGCGGTTGAACGCCGAACCGTACCTGAGCAACGGGTATGTGCCGCCGACCGCGGGCGTGTGGAACACCTGGACCACGGATGCGCCGACCAACCAGCTCACATTCTTCGACGCCAACAACAACGGCGGGAATTTCGGGTTCTATGGCCAGCCGACGCTGGCGGACCTGCAGGCCGGCGCGATCAACTGGTCCACCTGGCCCGGCAATCCCACTGCGGGCTCGGCCGATCCGAATCCGATCGATTACGGCGCCAAGACCGTCAAGTATCTCAACTGGTCGACGGGCAGCGGCTGGGCCGCGTTCGCCGGCTACATCGACGCGATCGAGATCAATCTGACCACGGGCGACAGCTACGTGATCGATCTCGAAGCGAAGACCGATCCGGTCTATGTCGATGACGACTGGGCGGGCACGGCGCCGGGCGTGGAAGTCGAGCCCGGAAAGTTCTTCGGCTGGAACGCTTTTGCCACCATCCAGGATGGCATCAACAACGTGAGCGGCTCGACGGTCTACGTCGCCGCTGGCACGTATGTCCTGGCCAGCACGATCAACGTCAACCTGCCGAACCTGGTGCTCGAAGGCGCCGGCGCCGGCAACACCATCGTGCAGGTCTCCAAGGCGGTCGGCTACGCGTTCAACGTGACTGGCGCCGGATCGGTGATCCGGGGCTTCACGGTGGAAAAGACCGACCTGCTGTCCGTGCACAACCTCGCGCTGATCAACGCGAACAACGTGACGATCGAGAACAACGAGTTCTTCGGTCCCGATCCGGGTTCGCCGTGGTCGGTCAACGGCCTGGTCAGCCGGGCGATGGAAGTCGCCGGCGGCCTCAGCGGGCTGGTGATCCAGAACAACACGATCCACACGCTGCGCCAGCCGGCCTACATCAATCCGGGCACAGTGGGCACGGTGACCGGCAACCACGTGTACGGCACGCGCGGGTGGGTCAACGACGGCGGGCAGATCACGTTTACCGGCAACGACTGGCCCTGCCCGGGCAACCAGGGCGCGGACATCGCGCTGCTGGCGAGCGTGAATCCGGTCTGGTATCCGGATCTGTTCGCGCTGTCGGTGGGCAACGATGACGCCTACATCTCGGCGCAGTACGTCGGCGGCAAGAGCGGCCGCGCGTACTCCTACGTCGACATCGCCGCCGCCCCCGGCGGCAACGGCCACTCCTGCCATCCGTATCAGTCCGCCGCCACCGGCGCGCTCAACACGCTGCCGACCGGCACCTGCTACGTGGCTTCGGGTGTCTACGAGGAGCAGGTCGAGATCAAGGAGAACATCACGGTGCAGGGCGACGGGATGGGCTCGACGATCATCCGCTGCCCGGTTGCGTTGACCAAGTTCTTCTTCTCCGCGCCCTATAACAACTACCCGGTCGTGTATATCCATGACGTTGCGTCCATGGCGATCCGCGATCTGACGGTGGACGGCTATGGCCGCGGCAACGCGCACTACCGCTTCATCGGCGTGGGCTTCCGCAACGCCGGCGGCGTGGTGGATCACGTCGAAGTGACCGACGTGCGCGATACCCCGTTCAGCGGCACACAGCACGGCGTGGGCGTCTACGCCTACAACGTCGACGGCGTCGCGCGCAGCATCGAAGTCGGGAACTGTTCGATCCACGACTTCCAGAAGAACGCGATGGCGCTCAACGCCGCCGCGGGCACGTCGCTGACCACCAATGTCCACGACAACACGATCGTGGGCTACGGCGCGACGACGGTGACGGCGCAGAACGGCATCCAGATCTACACGCCGGGCAGCTCCGGCAGCGTCACCAACAACACCGTCTCGGCGATCGCCTACGATAACACGTTGTCGAGCACGAAGTGGGTGGCCACCAGCATTCTGAACTTCTACACCGACCTGCAGATTGTCGGTAACACGATCTCGCAGGCGCACATGGGCATCTACAACATCGACGGGAACGCCACGATCGCCGAGAACGACATCACGATCGAGAAGATCGGCGTGTACGCCTTCGGCATCATCGCCAGCGATCCGCCCAAGGCGGTTCCCTCGCCGGTGGACGAGATCACGCCGTTTAGCGCGGCGCCCTCCGGCGACCGCATGGCGGCCTCCGCCGCGGCGGTGGTCGCGGTCGATGTCCTGCGCAACGAACTGACCTTCAGCGGCATGGACAACACCGCCACCTACGCGATCGAAGCCGACGCCGGCTACGGTCCCAATGACCTGGCCTTCTACGCGGCCGAGAACGTCGTGACCGGGTTTGAAGTCGGCGTGGAGGTTTATCAGTGCCAGTCCGGCTGCGACGTGGGTGTCTTCACCTCCGCGAAGGCCTACTCAAACAGTCTGGCCGGAAACACCTTTGGCATGCGCTCGAATTGGTCGAGCGTGGCCGATGGATCGGGCAACTGGTGGGGCAGCACCGATCCGCTCGCGGTGGCCGGTGAAGTCAGCGGCGTGGTCGACTACTCGCCCTGGCTGGACGGCAACGACATCGACGGCGTCACCATGGGCTTCCAGGGTGACTTCTCGGCGCTCTGGGCCGATGACGACAGCCCGGTCGCCGGCGCCGATCACCACTTCCAGGAAGCGGTGAACATGGTGAGCGGCAGCACGATCTACCTCATGCCGGGCACCTATGTCGGGCAGACGGTGATCAACGGGTTTGCCGATCTCGATGTCATCGGTTCGGGCGTCGGGGTGACGATCATCAATCCGCCGGCGACGACGATGGCGTACAACTACACCACGCCGTCGAACAACCGCGCGGTAATCGCGATCGTCAATTCCGATGATGTGGCCATCTCCGACCTGACCGTGGACGGCCTGGGGAAGGGCAACATCAACAACCGCTTCGTCGGCATTGCGTTCTTCGAATCGGGCGGCAGCGTGACCGATTGCGAAGTGAAGGACATCCGCAACACGCCGATCGACGGGATCCAGGGCGGCAACGCGATCTATGGCTACAATTTTGCCGCGCCGGCGCGCACGGTGTCGGTCAGCGGTTGCCACGTGATCGGGTTCCAAAAGGGCGGCATCGTGATGAACGGTGACTACCTCACCGCCAACGTGGTCGACAATGACGTGGATGGCTACGGTCCGGCGAATTTCATCGCCATGAACGGCATCCAGATCGGCTGGAACGCGGCGGGCGTCGTCGACAACAATCGCGTCTATGGCTGCTCGTACACGGGCCCGAACTGGTCGTCGGCGGGCATCCTCATCTACGGCTACCCGGTCAGCTACGAGGCGGTGCAGGTGGTCGGCAACGAAGTCGACGAGTGCCAGACGGGCATCTACTTCGTGAACATCGGCGGCAACATCGACAACAACACCGTGACCAACACTTCGGCCGGCACCGGGACCTACTACTGGGGTATCATCGCCGACCCCGGTGACATCAAGGGCCGCAAGCCGCAGCCATTCGAAGAGACCGTCGCGGCCTCGTCGTTGGGCAGCATGGCCGCCGGCGTCAACGCCATCGCGACGTCCGCAACCGGCAACGTCCTCGACGGTGACGGCGACGGAGTGGGCATTGGCGCCTACAGTTGGTCGGTGGCCAACGGTGGCGAAGGCACGCTCAACTTCTCCGCCAGCAACAACGTCATCACCGAGTTCGGCGTCGGCATGGAATTGTATGAAGACAACGACGCGGTGTTGACATCGACTCTGACCTACAACAAGATCTTCTACAACGAGCTGGGTCTGTACAACGGGAACGGCACGGTGGACGCGCAGTTCAACTCGATCTGCTACAACACCACCAACGCCGACGACAACACGGCGGGCAACTACTACAACGCCAACTGCTGGAGCGATTGGAACGGCGTGCAGCCGTACGCGGTCGGCGGCGCCGGCGCCAATGTCGACAATGCCGCGACCAGCGGTTGCGGGTTTGACCTCACGCCGGATGCCATCGCCTATGATTGCGAAGGCACCTTCAGCGTCGATGTCACAATCGGCGAGTCGGTCACAGGCGTGTCGCTGGCCGATGTCATCCTGATGGTTCCTCCGTCTCTGACGCTGGTGAACATGTCGACGCCGCAGCCGGGCTGGTTGTTGTCCTACTCGACCCCGGGCGGCGGGCAGCACAATTTCACGCTGCAGAACGCCAGCGCGACGCTGGACGGCCCGGCGGTGCTGTTCACGGTCACGTTCAGCGGCTCGGAAAGCTGCATCAACTCCGTGATCGACATGACCTACGGCAGATTGTATGAGGATCTCGGCCGCACGATGCAGATACCGGCGTCGCTGGCCCCGTCGGTGGCGTTGACCTCCGATTGCGCCGATCCGTCGGGCATCACGGTCAACAGCCCGGCTCCGGGCGCCTGCTATGGGCCGGCGCCGGTGCTGGACATCTCCGCGACCGATGATTGCGATCTGGATGCGGTCTACTACCAGATTGACGGCTGCGCCGGCACCTGGCAGCCGATCGCGACCGGCTTGACGGGCACGGCGTACAGCAATGCCGCGTGGGAGATTCCAGGTTATGCGGGCCTCTCCGGCGGCGAGCATTGCGTGTACTTCTTGGTGGTCGACGACTTCGGACGCAGCAACGCGGATGCCTGCACCTTCCAGTGGTGCTTCACCCGCGACCTGACCGGTCCGGAGATTGTCTGCCCGGCCGATTTCACGGTGGAGTGTGAAGCCGATATCCCGGCCTGCAATCCGAACAACGCGACGGCGACCGACGCCTGCGGCGGCCCGGTGACAATCACCTGCTCCGATGGCGTGTTCACCGGCGATCCGTGCGGCGGCACGCTCACCCGCACCTACACCGCGACCGACCAGTTCGGCAACACATCGTCCTGCGACCAGGTCATCACGGTCCTCGACACGCAAGCGCCGGTCATCACCTGCCTGCCCGACATCTCGGTGCAGCGTCTGCTTGACCTGCCGCCGTGCGATGAGGGCGATGTGACGGTGACCGACAACTGCGGCGGCGCCATCACGGTGACCTGCGAGCGCTCGAGCCTGGGTGGCGTGGGTTGCAGCGACGTCCCGGCGCTGGTGTACTACACGTACACGGCGACCGACGTGTGCGGCAACAGCGCGACCTGCCAGCGCGTGGTCACGGTCCTGCGTCCCGACTGTCCGTTCGCGGTCAGCGCCGGTGACGGCAGCGGCGTGGTCAACGCGTTTGCCGGCCAGACGCTGACGCTGCCGGTCAACGTCGACGAGATCTCCACCGAGGTATCGTCGTTTGATCTGGCGCTGCGCTATGACAAGAGCGCGGTCACGGTCCAGAGCGTGGACCGCGGCGAGGCGCTGGCGGCCTGGGAGTACTTCAGCTATCGTCTGGAGACCAGCGAATCCGACGGTTCGGGCATCGTCCGCCTGATCGGCATGGCGGATCTCAACAACGGCGTCAATCCGCCGCTGTCCGCCTACATGCCGTTGGGCGCGATCGCCAACATCCGCCTCAGTGTCAACGCCGATCCGAGCTACATCGGCCGCTCGATCAACCTGGAGCCCTGCCTCAACGGTTGCACGGACAACACCGTGGTGACCCGCAGCGGGGCCAAGACGATCGTCATGGCCGAGTCCGATGTCGAGGGTTGCACGTCGTCGCTGTCCGGCACGGTGGTGACAGGTGTCCGGTTTGCCGGCCTCCGTCTCGATGTGGCCAAGCCGCAGAGCACGACGGGCGACATCAACCTCAACGGCATGGGCTATGAGGTGGGCGACATTGTGGTGCTGACCAACTACCTGGTCAACGGGTTCTCGGCGCTGTCCGAGGATGCGTCGCTGCGTGAGTTGCAGCTGGCGGCTTCGGATGTCAACGCCGACGGCGTGCTGATGACCGTAGCCGATCTGCGGTACCTGTTGCGGGTGGTGGCGGGCGAGGCCGCGCCGATTCCGGGCGCCAAGCTGTCGCCGTATGCCCCCAACGCCCAAGCCGAGTACCGGATTGAAGACGGCCGTCTGACGGTCTCGACGAACGCCGCGGTCGATCTGGGCGGCGCGCTCTTCATCTTCCGCACCGAAGGCCTGAGCGTCGGTTCGCCGGCGTTGTCGGAGGCGGCGGCGGGAATGAACGTCCGCGTCAACTCGGGCAACGGCGAGTGCCGGGTGCTGGTGTCCACGACGCTTGAGAGCATGGCGTCTGTCAGCGCGGGACACCGCGAGTTGTTCAGCGTTCCGGTGACGGGTGATGGCACAGCCGACTTGATCGAGGTTCAGATGTCCGACGCCGACGGCGCGCTGCTGGCGGTGACGGCGTACAAGAGCGTTCTGCCGACCGACTACGCGTTGGAGCAGAACTACCCGAACCCGTTCAACGCCGGCACGGTCATCCCGTTCGCGCTCAAGGATGCCTCGGAGTGGACGGTCACCATCTACAACGTGATGGGCCAGGTGGTGCGGACTTTTACGGGCCGCAACGACGCCGGCCGTGTCACGGTAACGTGGGATGGCGCCGATCATAACGGCGCGGCGGTCTCCAGCGGCGTCTACTTCTATCGCGTGCAGACTGATAACTGGCACGCCACGAAGAAGATGACGCTGGTCAAGTAA